Proteins from one Coleofasciculus chthonoplastes PCC 7420 genomic window:
- the ribD gene encoding bifunctional diaminohydroxyphosphoribosylaminopyrimidine deaminase/5-amino-6-(5-phosphoribosylamino)uracil reductase RibD, with protein sequence MEHSPVDAQPDAQSVSSASSHWTPFDRTMMQRCIELARRALGRTSPNPLVGAVIVRDGAMVGEGFHPGAGQPHAEIFALRQAGDKSQGATIYVNLEPCNHYGRTPPCTEALIAAGVAKVVVGMVDPNPLVAGGGIERLKKAGIEVVVGVETEACRQLNEAFIHRILHKRPWGMLKYAMTLDGKIATASGHSAWVTGQEARRYVHQLRTACDAVIVGGNTVRLDNPHLTSHDTDTHNPLRVVMSRTLDLPIDARLWETADAPTLVLTEIGANPDLQHQLVNKGVEVIEMTPLTPAKAMAYLYDRQLSTVLWECGGTLAARAIADGTVQKVLAFIAPKIVGGITAPSPVGDLGLARMTDALTLEQVSWRQLGSDYVVEGYVS encoded by the coding sequence ATGGAACACTCTCCCGTTGACGCCCAACCTGATGCTCAATCGGTGTCATCGGCGTCTTCTCATTGGACGCCATTTGATCGCACGATGATGCAACGGTGCATCGAACTAGCCCGCCGTGCTCTCGGACGAACTAGCCCTAATCCTTTAGTGGGTGCTGTCATTGTCCGGGATGGAGCGATGGTGGGAGAGGGATTTCATCCAGGCGCAGGTCAACCCCACGCAGAAATTTTTGCTCTCCGTCAAGCGGGTGACAAGTCTCAGGGAGCGACTATTTATGTCAACCTAGAGCCTTGTAATCACTATGGACGAACACCCCCCTGCACAGAAGCCTTAATTGCCGCAGGAGTCGCTAAGGTTGTCGTCGGTATGGTTGATCCCAATCCTCTCGTGGCAGGTGGTGGGATTGAGCGGCTCAAAAAGGCTGGGATTGAGGTTGTCGTGGGTGTGGAAACGGAGGCTTGTCGCCAGCTTAATGAAGCCTTTATTCATCGCATCCTGCACAAGCGTCCTTGGGGAATGTTGAAATATGCCATGACACTAGACGGCAAAATTGCCACCGCCAGTGGTCACAGTGCTTGGGTGACGGGTCAAGAGGCGCGGCGGTATGTACATCAACTGCGGACGGCTTGTGATGCTGTTATTGTAGGCGGTAATACTGTGCGTCTGGATAACCCTCATCTCACCAGTCACGATACCGATACCCACAATCCGTTGCGAGTGGTGATGAGTCGCACCCTAGACTTGCCCATCGATGCCCGTTTATGGGAAACCGCTGATGCTCCCACGTTAGTTTTGACCGAGATCGGAGCCAATCCGGATTTACAGCACCAGCTAGTGAACAAGGGAGTAGAAGTGATTGAAATGACGCCTCTGACACCCGCCAAGGCAATGGCGTATCTGTACGACCGACAGCTTTCGACGGTGTTATGGGAATGTGGTGGCACTTTGGCAGCCAGAGCGATCGCGGATGGCACAGTCCAAAAAGTACTGGCATTTATTGCTCCGAAAATTGTCGGTGGTATAACAGCGCCCTCACCTGTTGGGGATTTAGGACTAGCAAGGATGACAGACGCCCTGACGCTTGAACAAGTCAGTTGGCGTCAGCTTGGATCAGATTATGTTGTGGAAGGTTATGTGTCATGA
- a CDS encoding ABC transporter substrate-binding protein, with product MSSQGKWSCDGEPKNNDQSYVGTGSHAPQENYGPDCSVCGLPREAMQKKTVMSGKGVKIPRFSLPILVAIALFVLLGGGMSWYLATRDNQTQPVTDNGTPTPTSPSPQNSTALLSDTASPRNASLISQGEKILLDTTSAKQAGAAAFAQQDWDQAIAQYQQATNADPNDPESKLYFNNAKARQVGNPLTMAVVVPITASENEAKEVLRGVASAQAEFNASPTPANRLLEVIIVNDDGMGKTVSLAEDLIKFPPVLGVIGHGVDAGTRQAIAQYEKAGLAVISPVSTNVTSDATGQSILKTISLTQQDQELLATYLQQVGETLANYATKQSSPASVVVFYNSDSPYSQALSTQFTAALSQGNGKVVKTVDITANPNIDPAGEIQSATQAGATMAFLALSKNKVDTAIALAQANAAQTENPLGLIGGDELYNPTILIEGGDAIAGMVLAVPWSWQPDNAFAQEAAQIWRGRISWRTTTAYDATDALATALSQNPSRTGVYQQLNQGIPISGTAQDFNLFNQIPLVKAVPGSAGPTGSRYQFDPVQ from the coding sequence GTGAGTTCACAAGGGAAATGGAGCTGCGATGGTGAACCGAAAAATAATGATCAGTCTTATGTTGGTACAGGTTCCCATGCTCCCCAAGAAAATTATGGTCCAGATTGCTCAGTATGTGGCTTGCCTAGAGAGGCGATGCAGAAAAAAACGGTCATGTCGGGTAAGGGTGTTAAGATACCACGATTTTCCCTGCCCATTCTAGTCGCGATCGCACTCTTCGTTCTGTTGGGTGGTGGTATGAGTTGGTATCTGGCGACAAGGGACAATCAGACGCAACCTGTCACCGACAATGGAACGCCGACGCCGACGTCACCCTCACCCCAGAACTCTACCGCTTTACTCAGTGATACCGCCAGTCCACGTAATGCGTCACTGATTAGTCAGGGTGAAAAGATATTACTGGATACAACATCTGCCAAACAAGCTGGCGCGGCTGCATTTGCTCAACAAGATTGGGATCAGGCGATCGCACAATATCAACAAGCGACGAATGCTGACCCGAATGATCCAGAAAGTAAACTCTATTTCAATAATGCCAAAGCTAGGCAAGTCGGTAATCCATTGACGATGGCGGTTGTAGTTCCGATTACGGCAAGTGAGAATGAAGCCAAAGAAGTGTTGAGGGGTGTCGCATCAGCACAGGCGGAATTTAACGCCTCTCCAACGCCAGCCAATCGCTTATTGGAGGTCATAATTGTCAATGATGATGGCATGGGAAAAACTGTTTCTTTGGCAGAGGATTTAATTAAATTTCCCCCGGTTTTAGGCGTGATTGGACATGGAGTAGATGCCGGAACCCGACAAGCGATCGCACAATATGAAAAAGCTGGGTTAGCCGTAATTTCACCCGTGAGTACCAATGTGACATCTGACGCGACAGGTCAGTCTATCTTAAAAACTATTTCTCTGACTCAACAAGACCAAGAATTACTCGCTACCTATCTACAACAAGTAGGTGAAACCTTGGCAAATTATGCCACTAAACAATCTTCTCCGGCATCAGTAGTGGTATTCTACAATTCCGATAGTCCCTATAGCCAAGCCCTAAGCACTCAGTTTACCGCCGCCTTGTCTCAAGGTAACGGTAAGGTGGTGAAAACGGTTGATATTACTGCTAATCCGAATATTGACCCCGCTGGGGAAATTCAGAGTGCCACTCAAGCGGGTGCAACAATGGCATTTTTAGCCTTAAGTAAGAATAAAGTAGATACCGCGATCGCACTCGCTCAGGCAAATGCGGCTCAAACTGAAAACCCGTTAGGTTTAATTGGGGGAGATGAACTTTATAACCCAACCATTTTAATTGAAGGCGGTGATGCGATCGCGGGAATGGTACTGGCTGTTCCTTGGAGTTGGCAACCCGACAATGCCTTTGCCCAAGAAGCCGCCCAGATTTGGCGAGGTAGAATTAGCTGGCGTACCACCACAGCTTATGATGCCACGGATGCTTTAGCTACAGCATTGAGTCAAAATCCTAGTCGAACCGGAGTTTACCAGCAGCTAAATCAAGGGATTCCGATTTCTGGGACAGCACAAGACTTTAATCTGTTTAATCAAATTCCTCTGGTTAAAGCCGTTCCTGGTTCTGCGGGTCCGACGGGTTCGCGGTATCAGTTTGATCCCGTTCAGTAA
- a CDS encoding UPF0175 family protein — MSVTIPDEIVKASRLSEAELIQEIVLMLFQQKKISIGKASRLLGMNLIQFQHLIASRDICVHYDVADFREDLKTINALYPQ; from the coding sequence ATGAGCGTTACCATTCCCGATGAAATCGTTAAAGCCTCACGACTCTCAGAAGCAGAGTTGATTCAAGAAATTGTGCTGATGCTTTTCCAGCAAAAAAAAATCAGCATCGGCAAAGCCAGTCGGTTACTGGGGATGAATCTAATCCAGTTCCAGCATTTGATTGCCAGTCGGGATATCTGTGTTCACTACGATGTTGCGGATTTCAGAGAAGATCTGAAAACAATTAATGCGTTGTATCCACAATGA
- a CDS encoding vWA domain-containing protein: protein MLRYRRRLWLYPLFQIPLICLGICLVAAVLFALLGLGRPSVAVAIALDLSSSTFSEPSQFNQPGTVMYQEVIAVESYLDQNAQLLRVPNQIQVFGFAGVVLPLTDSFQTDSQQVSAELNQALQNPNLIQRIVPGTTDLNLAIQEGTDALSPIQDHCRELLLVTDGEADVDAEVIQAAAARRVKINAVVVGGDAPDLRNAAATTGGIYHSGQVTNLETVFTNQFFRNFNSNRRWVIFWLGAAWISLMWLLILPLDRWIFQGWLKLPMNLAGQLALGNAFFWTVATLLIIWHLAKGLPFISLC from the coding sequence GTGCTTCGTTATCGTCGCCGTCTTTGGTTGTATCCCCTGTTCCAAATTCCCCTAATCTGTTTGGGTATATGTTTAGTCGCGGCTGTATTGTTTGCCTTACTCGGACTGGGTAGACCATCGGTAGCCGTCGCGATCGCGTTAGATTTAAGTAGCAGTACCTTCTCTGAACCCTCCCAGTTTAACCAACCGGGTACGGTGATGTATCAGGAAGTTATCGCTGTTGAGTCTTATCTTGACCAAAATGCTCAACTGTTAAGAGTTCCTAATCAAATTCAGGTCTTTGGTTTTGCGGGAGTTGTTTTACCTCTGACCGATTCCTTTCAAACCGATAGTCAACAGGTAAGTGCTGAATTGAACCAGGCGTTGCAAAATCCTAACCTGATTCAGCGAATTGTACCGGGTACAACGGATTTGAATTTAGCGATTCAGGAAGGAACAGACGCCTTAAGTCCAATTCAGGATCATTGCCGGGAATTACTCTTAGTCACCGATGGGGAAGCTGACGTTGATGCTGAGGTGATTCAAGCCGCCGCCGCCCGTCGGGTGAAGATTAACGCTGTTGTCGTGGGTGGAGACGCGCCTGATTTACGCAATGCTGCGGCTACTACAGGTGGGATCTATCACTCTGGTCAAGTCACTAATTTAGAAACTGTTTTTACGAATCAATTCTTTAGGAATTTTAACAGTAATCGACGCTGGGTCATTTTTTGGCTGGGTGCGGCTTGGATTTCTCTGATGTGGTTACTCATCCTCCCCTTAGATCGCTGGATTTTCCAAGGATGGCTAAAACTGCCCATGAATCTCGCGGGTCAATTAGCGTTAGGCAATGCTTTCTTCTGGACAGTTGCTACCCTGTTAATTATTTGGCACTTAGCGAAAGGATTACCTTTTATTTCACTATGTTAA